A region of candidate division WOR-3 bacterium DNA encodes the following proteins:
- a CDS encoding protein-L-isoaspartate(D-aspartate) O-methyltransferase, whose amino-acid sequence MVKEQIERRGVKDKRVLEAMRKVPRHLFVPEDLRDEAYNDYPLPIGEEQTISQPYIVALMTELLGLKGKEKVLEIGTGSGYQAAILAHLCKEVYTIEIIESLARSAQERLKKMGYENIFVRWGDGFEGWPEYAPFDAIIITCAVPEVPPPLLEQLKDGGKICAPYERTPGVQILTLFIKKGAKIDTNYIDYVRFVPMRGKIEEGR is encoded by the coding sequence ATGGTCAAGGAGCAGATTGAGAGAAGGGGGGTCAAAGACAAAAGGGTCTTGGAGGCGATGCGGAAGGTTCCCCGTCATCTTTTTGTTCCGGAAGATTTAAGGGATGAAGCATATAATGACTATCCCTTACCAATCGGTGAGGAACAGACAATCTCCCAACCCTATATTGTCGCTTTAATGACTGAACTATTGGGATTAAAAGGGAAAGAGAAGGTTTTAGAGATCGGCACCGGTTCTGGTTACCAGGCAGCAATTTTAGCCCACCTCTGTAAAGAAGTCTATACGATTGAGATAATTGAAAGTTTGGCTCGTTCCGCTCAGGAGCGCTTGAAGAAGATGGGTTATGAGAATATATTTGTGCGCTGGGGGGATGGTTTTGAAGGTTGGCCCGAATATGCCCCTTTTGATGCGATAATTATCACCTGTGCCGTTCCGGAAGTCCCACCACCCCTTTTAGAACAATTGAAAGACGGAGGAAAAATCTGTGCCCCTTATGAACGGACACCAGGGGTGCAGATTTTGACCCTATTTATAAAGAAAGGGGCAAAGATTGATACCAACTATATTGACTATGTCCGTTTTGTGCCGATGCGGGGAAAGATTGAAGAAGGAAGATAG
- the ligA gene encoding NAD-dependent DNA ligase LigA — MDREKAKAEIARLRKEINYHNYRYYVLNDPVISDYEYDMLLKKLEELERQFPDLITPDSPTQRVGGEPIKEFPTVTHEPPMLSLDNTYSYEELKEFDKRIKKVVSDVEYIGELKVDGVAVSLKYKDGIFVQGATRGDGIHGDDITQNLRTIKTLPLRLLTEERDFLNLEVRGEAFITKKQFLEMNKEREEEGEPLFANPRNACAGSLKLLDPKEVARRKLDIFIHTVPKPPSEKYQSDNLVLEKLSKIGFKVIPHSPVLPTINEVIDYCEEWKEKKRELPYEVDGIVIKVNNFAHREELGETIKSPRWAVAYKYPPEQATTKIKRIYVQVGRTGTLTPVAEFEPVFLSGTTVTRATLHNFEEMRRKDIRVNDTVLVEKAGEVIPQVVKVIKEKRTGKEKEFPIPKKCPVCGGNVVKEKEEVAYRCVNASCPAQIKRRIEHFASRKAMDIENLGEKLVNVLVEKGLVKDFADLYFLKREDLLNLERMGEKSVSNLLKAIEESKNRPFHRVLYALGIRHVGIGGAQILAHHFPSIDDLAKASFEKLSQISGVGPIIAESIKNFFADKNNLVLINKLKKAGVNLAEEKKEKILAGKTFVITGTLKNFTRDEAHELIISLGGNVSTSVSKKTDYLICGEEPGSKLAKAQTLGVKVITEEEFLKMVGRR; from the coding sequence ATGGACCGAGAAAAGGCAAAGGCGGAGATTGCCCGGTTAAGAAAAGAGATCAACTATCATAACTACCGTTATTATGTCTTAAACGATCCGGTAATTTCCGATTACGAATATGATATGCTCCTAAAAAAATTGGAGGAATTAGAGAGGCAATTTCCTGATTTAATTACTCCCGACTCCCCAACCCAGAGGGTTGGTGGGGAACCGATTAAAGAGTTTCCCACCGTCACCCATGAGCCACCGATGCTCTCTTTGGACAACACTTATTCCTATGAAGAATTGAAGGAATTTGACAAGAGGATTAAGAAGGTGGTGAGTGATGTGGAATACATTGGCGAATTGAAGGTTGACGGTGTGGCGGTCTCCTTAAAATATAAAGATGGTATCTTTGTCCAAGGGGCAACCCGGGGTGATGGTATCCACGGTGATGATATCACCCAGAACCTAAGGACGATAAAGACGCTTCCTTTACGGCTTCTCACCGAAGAGAGAGATTTTTTAAATCTGGAGGTGAGGGGGGAGGCATTTATCACAAAGAAACAATTCTTGGAGATGAATAAGGAAAGGGAAGAGGAAGGGGAACCGCTCTTTGCCAATCCCAGAAATGCCTGTGCCGGCAGTTTGAAACTCTTAGACCCAAAGGAGGTGGCAAGAAGAAAGTTGGATATCTTCATCCATACGGTACCAAAGCCCCCGAGTGAGAAGTACCAATCGGATAACTTGGTTTTAGAAAAATTAAGTAAGATTGGCTTTAAGGTAATTCCCCATTCCCCGGTTCTGCCCACGATTAATGAGGTGATTGATTATTGTGAGGAATGGAAGGAGAAAAAACGGGAACTGCCTTATGAGGTTGATGGGATTGTGATTAAGGTTAATAATTTTGCCCACCGGGAGGAGTTGGGGGAGACGATAAAAAGTCCGCGCTGGGCGGTTGCCTATAAATACCCACCGGAACAGGCGACAACAAAGATCAAAAGAATCTATGTCCAGGTAGGAAGAACCGGTACCTTAACCCCAGTGGCGGAGTTTGAACCGGTCTTTTTATCCGGAACGACCGTCACCCGCGCCACATTGCATAACTTTGAGGAGATGAGAAGGAAGGATATAAGGGTGAATGATACGGTTTTGGTAGAAAAGGCGGGTGAGGTTATTCCCCAGGTGGTAAAGGTGATTAAAGAGAAGAGAACTGGTAAAGAGAAGGAATTCCCAATTCCCAAAAAGTGTCCGGTCTGTGGAGGCAATGTGGTGAAAGAGAAAGAAGAGGTTGCCTACCGTTGTGTTAATGCCTCTTGTCCTGCCCAAATTAAAAGAAGGATTGAACATTTTGCCTCCCGGAAGGCGATGGATATTGAAAACTTAGGAGAGAAATTGGTCAATGTCTTAGTGGAAAAGGGTTTGGTGAAAGACTTTGCCGACCTCTATTTCTTAAAGCGGGAAGACCTCTTAAATTTGGAAAGGATGGGGGAGAAGTCTGTAAGTAACTTATTAAAAGCGATAGAAGAGAGTAAAAATCGTCCCTTCCACCGGGTCTTATATGCCTTAGGGATTAGGCATGTGGGAATTGGTGGGGCACAGATTTTAGCGCATCACTTCCCATCCATTGATGATTTGGCGAAGGCGTCCTTTGAAAAACTCTCTCAGATCTCGGGAGTTGGTCCAATCATCGCCGAGAGTATAAAAAATTTCTTTGCCGACAAGAATAATCTCGTTTTGATCAATAAGTTAAAAAAGGCAGGGGTAAATTTAGCCGAAGAGAAGAAGGAGAAGATTCTTGCCGGTAAGACCTTTGTCATCACCGGCACCCTAAAAAACTTCACCCGGGATGAAGCACACGAGTTGATAATCTCGCTGGGGGGGAATGTGAGCACTTCCGTTTCCAAAAAGACCGATTATCTAATCTGTGGGGAGGAGCCGGGCTCAAAATTGGCTAAGGCGCAGACCTTAGGGGTGAAGGTGATAACCGAAGAGGAGTTTTTAAAGATGGTCGGTCGGCGATGA
- a CDS encoding EamA family transporter — translation MDYRLAAFLAFLLWGIWAYFTKVLTQHINPGILSLVTYIALLIPLFLFCLLTSAFTYKPILLYAIPIGIVSGIGTALFYYALARGPANVVLPFTSLYILIPVILSTLFLKEPLTKTHLLGIIFSLLAIFFLSLK, via the coding sequence ATGGATTACCGCCTTGCTGCTTTCCTTGCTTTCCTGCTCTGGGGCATCTGGGCATATTTTACTAAGGTCTTAACTCAACATATTAACCCCGGTATCCTTTCCTTAGTAACCTATATCGCCCTCCTCATCCCACTCTTTTTGTTCTGTCTTCTCACATCAGCCTTCACCTATAAACCAATCCTATTATACGCTATCCCCATCGGGATTGTCAGTGGCATCGGAACCGCTCTTTTTTATTATGCCCTTGCCCGGGGTCCAGCCAATGTTGTCCTTCCTTTCACCTCTTTATATATTTTAATCCCGGTGATTTTGAGCACTCTCTTCTTAAAGGAGCCGTTAACCAAAACGCACCTCCTGGGGATTATCTTCTCTCTTTTAGCGATTTTCTTCCTCTCCCTAAAATGA
- a CDS encoding CvpA family protein, with protein sequence MTEIDFLVISIIILSVFLEAKEGFFNSLKDLLSALGSIFIGIITYQITYRLSYSFNLGIISFLVSAFGFLIIIYLVFRNKKDRGKSLFSRIGGGISGFFLGIGASLATLIILSLFFPVAVEEAKLGNKILDLLPKIYYLADRVDLQFPMLKNAYTKEWENWDGQFRERINFSHLDRSTCIQCRGKVRFEGYFRKGGALVSPLFICEKCGRKSDGCQTFEGFHKLYNKCPIDIAQKGMLLDCGVWASGVGVFPKGQCPVCGKRLLSDYRH encoded by the coding sequence ATGACAGAAATTGATTTTTTGGTTATCTCCATCATAATTTTATCTGTTTTCTTGGAGGCAAAGGAGGGATTTTTTAACTCCCTAAAAGACCTCTTGAGCGCCTTAGGAAGTATTTTTATTGGCATCATTACCTATCAGATAACCTATCGTCTCTCCTACTCCTTTAATTTGGGGATTATCTCCTTTCTGGTCTCTGCCTTCGGTTTTTTAATTATTATTTACCTTGTCTTTCGGAATAAGAAAGATAGAGGGAAATCTCTTTTTTCCCGAATTGGCGGCGGGATTTCTGGCTTTTTCTTAGGAATTGGTGCCTCCCTTGCCACTCTCATCATTCTCTCTCTATTTTTTCCGGTAGCGGTTGAGGAGGCAAAATTGGGGAATAAGATTTTGGATCTCCTGCCTAAGATTTATTATTTGGCTGACCGCGTTGATTTACAATTTCCGATGCTAAAAAATGCCTATACCAAAGAATGGGAGAATTGGGATGGGCAATTTCGAGAAAGGATAAACTTTTCCCATTTAGACCGAAGCACTTGTATTCAATGCCGCGGAAAGGTGAGATTTGAGGGCTATTTCCGAAAAGGTGGGGCTTTGGTTTCACCTCTTTTTATTTGCGAAAAATGCGGAAGAAAATCGGATGGTTGCCAAACATTTGAAGGCTTTCATAAGCTTTATAACAAATGCCCAATTGATATCGCCCAAAAGGGGATGCTTTTAGATTGTGGGGTCTGGGCAAGCGGTGTCGGGGTATTTCCGAAAGGTCAGTGTCCGGTTTGTGGTAAAAGGTTACTTTCTGATTATCGGCATTGA
- a CDS encoding PQQ-binding-like beta-propeller repeat protein, whose product MANSKLTSWLVLLGIVGFIAFFLIPENSNGENFPTHPWSHYHANPQRTGLSQFSVGDSFEILWTFNVGAEISGSPVVDNRGRVIFGARNARLYCLSPNGEMLWTTPLSYTVWFSTPALDDSGNIYITDGRHLFKIDSGGRIIWSWPGHNNLSITHSPVIGKDGKIYFACYSDSLYALKPDGNLDWAEYLGRDVNSSPTVGHDGRIYVATTRGNGPWHLWAFNPNGTVAWVMALESGVEFATPAVGPDSTIYVGAGRYLYAVRADGTLRWRDSLGATIQTSPAVANESTIYVNTGSLYCLDSRSGAHRWVLQNLVSYFSAPAVDAEGNIYVGSDRTFYIISPEGRILCSRTIATSQSLFASPAIGPNQRVYFGHMNGLFFACQGYGSTAVREGVASKREREILIIPNPSVNSAKILYRVSVNGKVSLTLYDKSGRLIANLIDKSLSPGFYSINLSPDNLPKGVYFLHFKNGIRRAIKEIIFR is encoded by the coding sequence ATGGCTAATTCTAAATTAACTTCTTGGTTGGTCCTTTTGGGCATAGTTGGTTTTATAGCCTTCTTCTTAATCCCAGAGAATTCTAACGGAGAAAACTTCCCCACCCACCCTTGGAGTCACTATCACGCCAATCCCCAAAGAACGGGTCTTTCCCAGTTCTCGGTTGGCGATTCCTTTGAAATCCTTTGGACCTTCAATGTCGGAGCGGAGATTTCCGGTTCCCCAGTAGTTGATAATAGGGGGAGAGTTATCTTTGGGGCGCGGAATGCTCGCCTCTATTGTCTAAGTCCCAATGGGGAGATGCTTTGGACAACACCTTTAAGTTATACTGTCTGGTTCTCCACCCCAGCTCTGGATGACAGTGGGAATATCTACATCACGGATGGCCGACATCTATTTAAGATTGATTCCGGGGGGAGAATCATCTGGTCCTGGCCGGGGCATAATAACCTTTCCATCACCCATTCGCCGGTGATTGGTAAAGATGGCAAAATATATTTTGCTTGCTATTCTGATTCCCTCTATGCCCTAAAACCCGATGGCAACTTGGACTGGGCTGAATATCTAGGAAGGGATGTCAACTCCTCGCCCACGGTGGGTCATGACGGCCGAATTTATGTGGCAACCACAAGAGGCAATGGACCTTGGCACCTTTGGGCATTCAACCCCAACGGCACCGTGGCTTGGGTTATGGCTTTAGAAAGTGGTGTTGAATTTGCGACACCCGCGGTTGGTCCGGATTCCACAATCTATGTGGGTGCGGGCCGGTATCTTTACGCGGTGAGAGCGGATGGCACTTTAAGATGGCGTGATAGTTTAGGAGCAACGATTCAAACTTCACCTGCGGTCGCTAACGAATCTACCATCTATGTCAATACCGGTAGTCTTTATTGTCTTGACAGCCGTTCGGGTGCCCACCGCTGGGTTTTACAGAATTTAGTGAGTTATTTCTCTGCCCCCGCGGTTGATGCGGAAGGAAATATCTATGTCGGTTCCGATAGGACATTTTACATTATCAGTCCCGAGGGAAGAATCCTTTGCTCCCGGACGATTGCCACGAGCCAAAGCCTCTTCGCTTCACCAGCGATTGGACCAAATCAAAGAGTATATTTTGGTCATATGAATGGTCTATTCTTCGCCTGTCAAGGATATGGCTCTACCGCGGTTCGGGAAGGAGTGGCAAGTAAAAGGGAAAGGGAGATTTTGATTATTCCCAACCCTTCTGTAAATTCCGCGAAAATTCTTTACCGGGTCTCGGTTAACGGAAAAGTCTCCTTAACCCTCTATGATAAATCCGGAAGATTAATTGCTAACCTAATTGATAAATCTCTCTCCCCTGGTTTTTACTCAATCAACCTTTCCCCGGATAATCTACCAAAAGGTGTTTATTTTCTTCACTTCAAAAACGGGATTCGGAGAGCGATAAAAGAAATAATTTTTAGGTAG
- the tuf gene encoding elongation factor Tu, whose product MAKAKFERKKPHLNIGTIGHVDHGKTTLTAAITLCLEKKGLAKYTPYDQIDKAPEEKARGLTIQLAHIEYESEKRHYAHIDCPGHVDYIKNMITGAAQMDGAILVVSAPDGPMPQTREHVLLARQVNVPAIVVFLNKIDMMSDPELIEVAELEVRDILNKYNFPGDEIPFVRGSALKALECGCGKDECQWCGPIFQLVKAVDDYIPIPVRDLDKPFLMPVEDVFSITGRGTVVTGKVERGRIVPGTEVELIGFGTHIKTVATSIEMFRKVLDEGVAGDNIGILLRGVEKDQALRGMVVAAVGSIKPHKKFEAQVYVLKKEEGGRHTPFFNGYRPQFYIRTTDVTGSIQLPPGVEMVMPGDNVTLQVELISEVALEEGSRFAIREGGKTVGAGVVSKIIE is encoded by the coding sequence ATGGCTAAGGCGAAGTTTGAAAGAAAAAAACCACATTTGAATATTGGAACAATCGGACATGTGGACCACGGCAAAACGACGCTTACGGCGGCTATTACCCTCTGCTTAGAGAAAAAGGGGTTAGCGAAATATACCCCTTATGACCAAATTGATAAGGCGCCCGAAGAAAAGGCACGAGGTTTGACAATTCAATTAGCCCACATTGAATACGAGAGTGAAAAGAGGCACTACGCCCATATTGACTGCCCCGGGCATGTGGACTATATTAAAAATATGATAACCGGTGCCGCGCAGATGGACGGCGCAATTCTTGTCGTCTCCGCTCCGGATGGACCAATGCCTCAGACCCGGGAACACGTCCTCTTAGCCCGTCAGGTGAATGTGCCCGCGATTGTGGTCTTCTTAAATAAGATTGATATGATGTCCGACCCGGAACTGATTGAGGTGGCGGAATTAGAAGTCCGAGATATCCTAAATAAATACAACTTTCCAGGGGACGAAATTCCATTCGTTCGGGGAAGTGCCCTTAAAGCCTTAGAGTGCGGCTGCGGGAAAGATGAATGCCAATGGTGCGGACCAATCTTCCAGTTAGTGAAGGCGGTTGATGACTATATCCCCATCCCAGTTCGTGATCTTGACAAACCATTCCTGATGCCGGTGGAGGATGTATTCTCAATTACCGGAAGAGGAACGGTGGTTACCGGAAAAGTGGAAAGGGGAAGGATTGTTCCGGGAACCGAAGTGGAACTCATCGGCTTCGGCACGCACATTAAAACCGTCGCAACGAGCATTGAGATGTTCCGCAAGGTGCTTGACGAAGGAGTGGCTGGGGATAACATCGGAATTTTGCTCCGGGGTGTGGAAAAAGACCAGGCATTGCGCGGGATGGTAGTAGCAGCGGTCGGTTCTATAAAACCGCATAAGAAATTTGAAGCTCAGGTTTACGTTCTGAAGAAGGAAGAAGGTGGTCGCCATACACCATTCTTTAATGGTTATCGACCTCAATTCTACATCCGGACAACCGATGTCACCGGTTCCATTCAATTGCCCCCCGGTGTAGAGATGGTGATGCCGGGAGACAATGTAACCCTCCAAGTGGAATTGATCTCTGAGGTCGCCTTAGAAGAAGGTTCCCGATTTGCCATTCGGGAAGGTGGAAAGACAGTGGGGGCGGGAGTGGTGAGCAAAATTATTGAATAA
- the rpmG gene encoding 50S ribosomal protein L33 yields the protein MRVLIQLACAECKRRNYSTTKNKNKQERLELRKYCKFCRKHTVHKEVK from the coding sequence ATGAGGGTATTAATTCAACTAGCCTGCGCTGAATGCAAAAGAAGGAATTACTCAACAACCAAAAATAAGAATAAGCAAGAGAGATTGGAATTACGGAAATATTGTAAATTCTGTCGCAAACACACTGTCCATAAAGAGGTTAAATAG
- the secE gene encoding preprotein translocase subunit SecE has protein sequence MIFKRMFDAATKYLKEVIGELKKVSWTSRRELFLATLMVIILSFILSIFVGFFDFLFSGLLRLILR, from the coding sequence ATGATATTTAAGAGAATGTTTGATGCGGCAACTAAATACTTAAAGGAAGTGATTGGCGAGTTAAAGAAGGTGAGTTGGACGAGTAGACGCGAGTTATTCCTGGCGACTTTGATGGTGATCATCCTTTCCTTCATCCTCTCCATCTTTGTTGGCTTTTTTGACTTCCTTTTTTCGGGTTTACTCCGCTTAATCCTACGATAG
- the nusG gene encoding transcription termination/antitermination protein NusG, whose translation MAFYIIHTYTGKERKVKEILEKRIAELNLKEIIHQVILPSERVLKIKKSEFVPEEKKLYPGYLIVEMEESEEAFKLVSSIPGVTHILGTRKKPLSLTEEEVQEIIQQIEKGKTKATPEAPFTKGETVKVISGPFSGFAGTVEEIFPERRRVRVNVTIFGRQTPVELDFVEVQPI comes from the coding sequence ATGGCATTTTATATCATCCATACCTATACCGGTAAGGAAAGGAAGGTGAAGGAGATCTTGGAGAAGAGGATTGCAGAGTTGAACTTAAAAGAGATAATCCACCAAGTAATTTTACCTTCGGAGCGGGTGCTGAAAATAAAAAAGTCGGAATTTGTGCCCGAGGAAAAGAAATTGTATCCGGGATATCTGATTGTGGAGATGGAAGAGAGCGAGGAAGCCTTTAAGTTGGTCAGTTCGATTCCCGGAGTTACTCATATTTTAGGCACCCGAAAGAAACCCCTCTCTCTCACTGAGGAAGAGGTGCAAGAAATCATCCAGCAGATAGAGAAAGGGAAAACGAAGGCGACACCGGAAGCTCCCTTCACCAAGGGAGAGACGGTAAAGGTAATTTCCGGACCGTTTAGTGGTTTCGCCGGAACTGTGGAGGAAATCTTTCCCGAACGGCGGCGGGTCCGGGTAAATGTTACCATTTTTGGTCGCCAAACACCCGTAGAGTTAGATTTTGTTGAAGTGCAACCTATTTAG
- the rplK gene encoding 50S ribosomal protein L11, translating into MAKKQIALVKLQIPAGQATPAPPVGPALGQYGVNIVEFCKQFNAATQKETPGIIIPVVITIYQDRTFTFITKSPPASVLLKQAAGLAKGSPEPNRAKVGKITRSQLQEIAKKKLADLNTDDLTKAMRIIEGTAKQMGITIEES; encoded by the coding sequence ATGGCAAAAAAACAGATTGCCTTGGTCAAATTACAAATCCCCGCCGGACAGGCAACACCGGCGCCCCCGGTTGGTCCAGCATTGGGTCAATACGGAGTCAATATCGTTGAGTTTTGCAAACAGTTTAATGCGGCGACCCAGAAAGAGACACCGGGAATTATCATCCCTGTGGTCATTACCATTTATCAAGACCGCACCTTCACCTTCATTACCAAGAGTCCACCCGCTTCCGTCCTTCTCAAGCAAGCCGCCGGTTTGGCAAAAGGTTCGCCCGAACCCAATCGGGCTAAAGTGGGAAAGATTACCCGGAGTCAGTTGCAGGAAATTGCAAAAAAGAAACTTGCCGATTTAAATACCGACGACTTAACGAAAGCGATGCGGATTATTGAAGGAACCGCAAAACAAATGGGGATTACGATTGAGGAGAGTTAA
- the rplA gene encoding 50S ribosomal protein L1, which yields MKRSKRYRELLTKAKGKETYSLGEAIRMVKELANARFNESVDVAIKLGSDPKKQDQMVRGSVLLPYGTGKETKVLVITKGEKEKEAKEAGADYVGFEEYLEKIKSGWLDFDVLVATPDAMPEVSKIGKILGPKGLMPSPKTGTVTFDVASAVKSLKAGKIQFKMDKTGNVHAMIGKVSFETEKLEKNLLALISELLRLRPPSVKGQYIRSCYLSSTMGPSFKLDVKELIDLSRKES from the coding sequence ATGAAACGAAGTAAACGTTATCGGGAACTTCTAACAAAAGCTAAGGGCAAGGAGACCTATTCTTTAGGAGAGGCAATCCGGATGGTAAAAGAATTAGCTAATGCCCGTTTTAACGAATCGGTTGATGTGGCAATCAAACTTGGCTCCGACCCTAAAAAACAAGACCAGATGGTTCGCGGCTCGGTCCTTTTACCTTACGGCACCGGTAAGGAAACAAAAGTGTTGGTAATCACGAAGGGTGAGAAGGAGAAGGAGGCAAAAGAGGCGGGAGCGGATTATGTCGGCTTTGAGGAATACTTAGAAAAGATAAAATCGGGTTGGCTTGACTTTGATGTTTTAGTTGCCACCCCCGACGCTATGCCGGAGGTGAGTAAAATCGGAAAGATTTTAGGTCCCAAAGGGTTGATGCCCTCGCCAAAAACCGGAACGGTAACCTTTGATGTCGCCTCCGCCGTAAAAAGTTTGAAAGCGGGAAAGATTCAATTCAAAATGGATAAAACCGGAAACGTTCACGCGATGATTGGCAAAGTATCCTTTGAAACAGAAAAGTTGGAGAAAAATCTCTTGGCCCTAATCAGTGAACTGTTAAGATTAAGACCCCCGAGTGTAAAAGGGCAGTATATCCGTTCCTGCTATTTATCTTCCACTATGGGACCTTCTTTTAAGTTGGATGTCAAAGAATTGATTGATTTATCCCGAAAGGAGAGTTGA
- the rplJ gene encoding 50S ribosomal protein L10, whose product MRKEQVIERVKALLKDAKGIYFVDYQGIKTGDLNTIRKKLRESAISFSVVKNRLAAIALQEFGILDKALPFLKGPTSILVSRNDEIAPARLLKDFQKNYPFKFKGAIIEKEVFAANQFDLLASIPSRQELLSHLFSSLLSPIAQLIALLEGLLNDLIATLTEMEKKGH is encoded by the coding sequence ATGAGAAAAGAGCAAGTAATAGAAAGAGTAAAAGCACTTCTAAAAGATGCAAAAGGGATTTACTTTGTTGATTACCAGGGGATTAAGACCGGGGATTTAAATACCATTCGGAAAAAGTTGCGAGAATCAGCCATCTCTTTCTCAGTGGTGAAAAACCGGTTAGCGGCAATTGCCTTACAAGAATTCGGAATTCTGGATAAGGCTCTCCCCTTCTTAAAAGGACCGACTTCTATTCTCGTTAGCCGAAATGATGAAATTGCCCCGGCCCGTCTTCTGAAAGATTTTCAGAAAAACTACCCTTTTAAATTTAAAGGGGCGATTATTGAGAAAGAGGTCTTCGCGGCGAATCAGTTTGATCTCTTAGCCAGTATCCCCTCCCGACAAGAACTACTTTCCCACCTTTTCTCTTCTCTCCTCTCCCCTATCGCCCAATTAATAGCGCTTTTGGAAGGTCTCCTGAACGATCTTATTGCCACTCTAACGGAGATGGAAAAGAAAGGTCATTGA
- the rplL gene encoding 50S ribosomal protein L7/L12, whose translation MPTKVEELVSMIEQLSVSELHSLVQALKEKFGITGSVFMPQAAPGPVTAQPATEVKEEKTEFTVSLISVGDKKIQVLKELRALTNLGLKEAKDLIDNVPSIIKQGVNKEEAEKIKAKLEEVGAKVEIK comes from the coding sequence ATGCCAACGAAGGTAGAAGAGTTGGTTAGTATGATTGAGCAATTGAGTGTGAGTGAACTTCACAGTTTAGTCCAGGCTTTGAAGGAGAAGTTTGGAATTACCGGTTCCGTCTTTATGCCCCAGGCGGCGCCCGGACCGGTAACCGCACAGCCAGCAACGGAAGTAAAGGAGGAGAAAACCGAATTTACGGTGTCTCTCATCTCGGTGGGTGATAAGAAAATTCAAGTGCTCAAAGAGTTACGCGCCCTCACTAATCTTGGTTTAAAGGAAGCGAAGGACTTGATTGACAATGTACCAAGTATTATTAAACAAGGAGTTAATAAAGAAGAGGCAGAGAAGATAAAAGCAAAATTGGAGGAAGTAGGGGCGAAGGTTGAAATAAAGTAA